The following coding sequences lie in one Variovorax terrae genomic window:
- a CDS encoding MraY family glycosyltransferase, with protein MSLSFFFYAFAGAFLTSLILVLTQRWHGHYSMDSNFGVQKLHTAPTPRIGGVGIMVGLLAAYCLATPAVEAILHPMLVAGLPAFAAGLYEDLTKKVGVLPRLLATMCSGVLAWAITGVAMRNTGLSGVDALLAFTPLAVLFTAFAVGGVANAVNIIDGFNGLAAGAVAIMLAALGLIALQVDDTALATVAFAAAAVSLGFGAVNWPFGKIFLGDGGAYLLGFILAWLAVLLPMRHPEINAWTTLLVCAYPVIEVMFSVRRRMRRKGHHPGEPDRAHLHHFLHRRIVCLAFPKLDRVLQNGLTSPLAWLCAALPSAWAIVFFDNTPALITGACLAAFSYAALYARLTQFRWCFAPHTMASPGSKTASNTSN; from the coding sequence ATGTCTCTCTCTTTCTTCTTCTACGCCTTCGCCGGGGCCTTTCTCACCAGCCTGATCCTCGTGCTGACACAGCGCTGGCATGGCCACTACAGCATGGACAGCAATTTCGGCGTGCAAAAGCTGCATACCGCCCCCACGCCCCGCATCGGCGGCGTCGGCATCATGGTGGGGTTGCTTGCCGCCTACTGCCTGGCAACGCCCGCCGTGGAGGCCATCCTGCACCCCATGCTGGTGGCCGGCCTTCCCGCCTTTGCCGCGGGCCTGTATGAAGACCTCACCAAGAAGGTGGGCGTATTGCCCCGCCTGTTGGCCACCATGTGCAGCGGTGTCTTGGCCTGGGCCATCACGGGTGTGGCCATGCGCAATACCGGCCTCTCGGGCGTGGACGCCCTGCTGGCATTCACACCGTTGGCGGTACTGTTCACGGCATTTGCCGTCGGCGGCGTGGCCAACGCGGTGAATATCATCGATGGCTTCAACGGCTTGGCCGCGGGTGCCGTTGCCATCATGCTGGCTGCCCTGGGGCTGATTGCTCTTCAAGTTGACGATACGGCGCTGGCCACCGTGGCCTTTGCAGCAGCGGCGGTGTCCCTGGGCTTTGGCGCCGTGAACTGGCCTTTTGGCAAGATCTTTCTGGGCGATGGAGGCGCCTACCTGCTGGGCTTCATTCTCGCCTGGCTGGCTGTGCTGCTGCCCATGCGCCACCCGGAAATCAACGCCTGGACCACGCTGCTGGTATGCGCTTATCCAGTGATCGAAGTGATGTTCTCGGTACGCCGGCGCATGCGACGCAAGGGCCACCATCCGGGTGAGCCCGACCGCGCGCACTTGCATCACTTTTTGCACCGCCGCATTGTGTGCCTGGCATTTCCCAAGTTGGACCGCGTTCTGCAGAACGGCTTGACCAGCCCACTGGCCTGGCTCTGCGCAGCCTTGCCCAGTGCGTGGGCCATTGTTTTTTTTGATAACACCCCGGCCCTCATCACTGGCGCATGTTTGGCTGCATTTTCCTATGCAGCCCTCTACGCCCGACTCACGCAGTTCCGCTGGTGCTTCGCACCACATACCATGGCTTCGCCCGGGTCGAAAACTGCCAGCAATACCTCGAACTAA
- the tviB gene encoding Vi polysaccharide biosynthesis UDP-N-acetylglucosamine C-6 dehydrogenase TviB: MELSQAKIAIIGLGYVGLPLAVEFGKTRQVIGFDINAARIGELRTCQDSTLEVSAEELRTARHLSFSSTAEDLSTCQVFIVTVPTPVDQANRPDMTPLVKASETVGRALRSGAVVIYESTVYPGATEEVCVPVLEKFSGKKFNIDFFCGYSPERINPGDKQHRLPTIRKITSGSTPAVANAVNDLYAQIITAGTHQASSIKVAEAAKVIENIQRDVNIALMNELSLIFHKLGIDTLEVLQAAGTKWNFLPFRPGLVGGHCIGVDPYYLTHKAEQVGYSPQVILAGRRINDNMASHVADETIKLMLRKNLPVLGSKILVLGLTFKENCPDLRNTKVVDIVRTLKSYNAQVDIFDPWIDVAEAEHEYGLQCLRELPLNGHYAAVVLAVGHREFAELGEAGIKRLGQPGAVLYDVKSLLPLGVADGRL; the protein is encoded by the coding sequence ATGGAGTTATCGCAAGCAAAAATCGCCATCATTGGCTTGGGTTATGTGGGCTTGCCCCTGGCCGTTGAATTTGGCAAGACCCGTCAAGTTATTGGATTTGACATCAATGCGGCTCGCATCGGCGAGTTGCGAACCTGCCAAGACAGTACATTGGAAGTCAGCGCAGAAGAACTGCGGACGGCCCGCCATCTGAGTTTCAGCAGTACCGCAGAAGATCTGAGCACCTGCCAAGTCTTCATCGTCACTGTACCCACGCCGGTGGACCAGGCCAACCGCCCCGACATGACACCACTGGTCAAAGCCAGCGAAACTGTGGGCCGGGCCCTGCGATCAGGTGCAGTGGTTATCTACGAATCCACCGTCTACCCAGGCGCCACCGAGGAGGTATGTGTCCCCGTACTTGAAAAATTCAGTGGCAAGAAGTTCAACATTGATTTCTTTTGCGGCTACAGCCCCGAGCGCATCAACCCCGGCGATAAACAGCACCGTCTGCCCACTATCCGCAAGATCACCAGCGGCAGCACACCTGCAGTTGCAAATGCAGTCAACGACCTGTATGCGCAGATCATCACGGCTGGCACCCATCAGGCCAGCAGTATCAAGGTGGCCGAGGCAGCCAAGGTGATCGAGAACATCCAGCGGGACGTGAACATTGCGCTGATGAACGAGTTGAGCCTTATCTTCCACAAACTGGGCATCGATACCTTAGAGGTTCTCCAAGCGGCGGGCACCAAATGGAATTTCCTGCCCTTCCGCCCCGGACTGGTAGGTGGCCACTGCATTGGCGTGGACCCGTACTACCTAACGCACAAAGCCGAGCAGGTGGGTTATTCGCCTCAGGTGATCCTCGCCGGACGCCGCATCAATGACAACATGGCCAGCCACGTTGCGGACGAGACCATCAAGCTGATGCTGCGCAAGAATCTCCCGGTGCTAGGTAGCAAGATCCTGGTTCTCGGATTGACCTTCAAGGAAAACTGCCCCGACCTGCGTAATACCAAGGTGGTGGACATCGTGCGCACGCTGAAGAGCTACAACGCCCAGGTTGACATCTTCGATCCGTGGATCGACGTAGCCGAAGCTGAGCATGAATACGGCCTGCAGTGCCTGCGCGAACTCCCCCTCAATGGTCACTATGCCGCCGTGGTGCTGGCGGTAGGCCACCGCGAGTTTGCTGAGCTCGGGGAAGCAGGCATCAAGCGCCTGGGTCAGCCCGGCGCCGTGCTGTATGACGTGAAAAGCCTTCTGCCATTGGGTGTGGCAGACGGCAGGTTGTGA
- a CDS encoding NAD-dependent epimerase/dehydratase family protein yields the protein MAYATAYDELKIKLATEAPRTWLVTGVAGFIGSNLLETLLKLNQRVVGLDNFATGYQRNLDEVQTLVTTTQWANFSFIPGDIRELVDCQRACEGIDHVLHQAALGSVPRSLADPITTNAANISGFLNMLVAARDARAKSFTYAASSSTYGDHPGLPKVEGTIGKPLSPYAVTKYVNELYADIFARCYGFDTVGLRYFNVFGPRQDPEGAYAAVIPKWTAALLSNQTVYINGDGETSRDFCYVANAVQANLLAATAQKTQARNQVYNVAVSGRTTLNALFVLLRNSLAIHGVRSDAKPVHRDFRPGDIRHSQADISKAINLLRYSPTHHIQAGIEQAMPWYIRNTQT from the coding sequence ATGGCATACGCTACAGCCTACGACGAACTCAAAATCAAACTAGCAACCGAAGCCCCCCGTACTTGGTTAGTGACTGGCGTAGCGGGTTTCATAGGCAGCAACCTGCTGGAGACCTTGCTCAAGCTAAACCAGCGCGTGGTCGGCCTCGATAACTTCGCCACCGGTTATCAGCGCAACCTTGACGAAGTGCAAACCCTTGTGACAACAACGCAGTGGGCCAATTTCAGCTTCATCCCGGGTGATATTCGTGAGTTGGTTGATTGTCAACGGGCGTGCGAAGGGATTGACCATGTGCTGCATCAAGCCGCGCTTGGCAGCGTGCCACGCAGTTTGGCCGATCCCATCACCACCAACGCTGCCAACATCAGCGGCTTCCTGAATATGCTGGTTGCAGCCCGCGACGCCAGGGCCAAGAGTTTCACCTATGCGGCCAGCAGCAGCACCTACGGCGATCACCCCGGCCTGCCCAAGGTCGAAGGCACCATCGGTAAACCCCTCAGTCCCTACGCTGTCACAAAATACGTCAACGAGTTGTACGCCGACATTTTCGCCCGTTGCTACGGTTTCGATACCGTCGGCCTGCGCTACTTCAACGTGTTTGGCCCTCGACAAGATCCTGAAGGCGCCTATGCCGCGGTCATCCCCAAATGGACCGCCGCGCTCCTGAGCAATCAGACGGTGTACATCAATGGCGACGGTGAAACCAGTCGCGACTTCTGCTACGTGGCCAACGCTGTGCAAGCAAACCTGCTAGCCGCTACCGCACAAAAGACACAAGCACGTAATCAGGTCTACAACGTGGCGGTCAGCGGCCGCACCACCCTGAATGCCCTGTTCGTCTTGCTGCGCAACAGCCTGGCAATTCATGGGGTCAGATCAGACGCAAAGCCCGTCCACCGCGACTTCCGCCCTGGTGATATCCGCCATAGTCAGGCGGACATTTCCAAAGCCATCAACCTGCTGAGATACTCGCCAACACACCATATACAGGCCGGCATTGAACAAGCCATGCCGTGGTACATCAGAAATACACAAACGTAA
- a CDS encoding Gfo/Idh/MocA family protein — protein MKNFALIGAAGYIAPRHMQAIQATHNDLVAVLDPNDSVGIIDSYFPNADFFTEFERFDRHIDKLHRGNHDKRVSYVSICSPNYLHDSHMRFALRAGADAICEKPLVLNPWNIDGLLEIEQATGKKINTILQLRVHPAIVALREKVQSEKRNTKHEVDLAYITSRGHWYLQSWKGDIKKSGGIATNIGVHFFDMLHFIFGNLQNNVVHYTSDTRAAGYLEYENARVRWFLSVDVQDVPATQLQAGQRTYRSITIDGQEIEFSGGFTDLHVRSYEEILAGRGFGLEANRTAIETVASIRHAKPTGMQGDHHPFLNHLMV, from the coding sequence ATGAAAAACTTTGCTCTCATCGGTGCGGCTGGTTATATCGCCCCTCGCCATATGCAGGCTATCCAAGCCACGCACAACGACTTGGTCGCGGTTCTCGACCCCAATGACTCTGTCGGGATTATTGACAGCTACTTTCCCAATGCTGACTTCTTCACTGAATTCGAGCGATTTGATCGGCATATCGACAAGCTGCATCGTGGCAACCATGACAAGCGCGTGAGCTATGTGTCGATCTGCTCTCCCAACTACCTGCACGATTCGCACATGCGCTTCGCTCTACGCGCTGGAGCCGATGCCATTTGCGAAAAACCCTTGGTGCTCAACCCGTGGAATATCGATGGCCTACTCGAAATCGAACAAGCCACGGGTAAGAAAATCAATACCATCCTGCAACTCCGCGTGCACCCCGCCATTGTCGCCCTGCGAGAGAAGGTGCAATCTGAAAAGCGGAATACCAAGCACGAGGTAGACCTAGCCTACATCACCTCGCGTGGCCACTGGTACCTGCAATCGTGGAAGGGCGACATCAAGAAATCTGGTGGTATCGCGACTAACATCGGGGTGCATTTCTTCGACATGCTCCACTTCATCTTTGGCAACCTCCAAAACAACGTGGTGCACTACACATCCGACACCAGAGCGGCTGGATACCTTGAATACGAGAATGCACGCGTACGCTGGTTCCTGTCTGTCGATGTGCAAGATGTACCCGCCACTCAATTGCAAGCAGGCCAGCGGACCTATCGCTCCATCACCATAGACGGTCAGGAAATCGAGTTTTCTGGCGGTTTTACCGACCTGCACGTCCGCAGCTACGAAGAAATTCTTGCGGGCCGAGGCTTTGGCCTAGAAGCCAATCGAACAGCCATTGAAACCGTAGCCAGCATTCGCCATGCCAAGCCCACCGGCATGCAAGGGGATCATCACCCGTTCCTCAACCATTTGATGGTGTGA
- a CDS encoding acyltransferase, whose protein sequence is MSYSVHPSAIIDEGARIGEGSRIWHFVHVCAGARIGKEVSLGQNVFIANKVIIGDRCKIQNNVSVYDNVTIEDGVFCGPSMVFTNVYNPRALVERKNEYRDTLVKRGATLGANCTIVCGTTIGEYAFVGAGAVVNRNVPSYALVVGVSAHQIGWMSEFGERLELPLRGEGKVICKHTGASYILSGTTLVKLPT, encoded by the coding sequence ATGTCCTACTCCGTCCATCCCAGCGCCATTATTGACGAAGGAGCCCGAATCGGAGAAGGCTCACGGATCTGGCATTTCGTTCACGTCTGCGCCGGAGCTCGCATCGGCAAAGAGGTGTCTCTTGGGCAGAATGTCTTCATCGCCAACAAGGTCATCATTGGCGACCGCTGCAAAATTCAGAACAACGTCAGTGTTTACGACAACGTCACGATTGAGGACGGAGTGTTCTGCGGACCTAGTATGGTTTTTACCAACGTCTATAACCCGCGAGCCTTGGTTGAACGCAAAAACGAGTACCGCGACACGTTGGTTAAACGAGGCGCCACCCTTGGAGCCAATTGCACCATTGTCTGTGGCACAACCATAGGCGAATACGCCTTTGTTGGCGCTGGCGCAGTGGTTAACAGAAATGTGCCCTCGTATGCCCTCGTGGTGGGCGTCTCTGCCCATCAGATTGGCTGGATGAGCGAATTTGGCGAGCGGCTTGAACTACCGCTGCGCGGCGAAGGCAAGGTCATCTGCAAACATACGGGTGCCTCCTACATTTTAAGTGGCACCACACTAGTCAAACTACCCACATAA